A window of the Chloroflexota bacterium genome harbors these coding sequences:
- a CDS encoding amidohydrolase produces MRQAVDCLIKNAQVITLNSQREFLENGAIAIAGGRIVAVGPSASLEACCEPNTVIDASGLVALSGLVNVHAHTHSTLTRGTADDAPLLTWLKEHAEPEQRSVTDEECYWAALLAFAEMLKSGTTCVLDMSLWPRAGLEAARRSGIRCTLAPYVADGLDFGVKLEDNVTLVSELSGGDGLHRAWFGLHSILSCSPEQIRRAAELAEQSGVGIHIHANEVEWEGKLAQERFGQRPVEYLHSLGALGLRTVLAHCVWLSESEMELLAKTGTHVAHCPTSNAKLGSGVAPIVELRRRGVNVGLATDGARANNNLDMLEEMKVASLLQRVHNLDPTILPAYEVLEMATLGGAKSLGLEKETGSLEPGKWADLILIDTRRLHLTPIFTGQYSNVVSHLVFAANGGDVHTVMVGGRLLVRDRHLTFMDEEELMTRATRYGFGLLDRARDERQGVVGRRAERLKYGQ; encoded by the coding sequence ATGCGACAGGCTGTTGATTGTCTCATCAAGAATGCTCAGGTTATCACTCTTAATAGTCAACGGGAATTCCTGGAAAACGGGGCCATCGCCATCGCTGGCGGACGCATCGTTGCGGTCGGACCATCCGCGTCGTTGGAGGCGTGTTGTGAACCCAACACGGTAATCGATGCTAGTGGATTAGTGGCCCTGTCGGGACTTGTCAACGTTCACGCTCATACCCATTCTACCCTGACACGGGGCACGGCTGATGACGCACCGCTCCTAACCTGGTTGAAAGAACACGCTGAGCCAGAACAGCGATCTGTAACCGATGAAGAGTGTTACTGGGCAGCGTTGCTGGCCTTTGCGGAGATGCTCAAGTCGGGTACTACCTGTGTTTTGGACATGAGCCTTTGGCCGCGGGCCGGATTAGAGGCAGCCAGACGGTCTGGCATACGTTGCACCTTGGCTCCATATGTGGCCGATGGCTTGGATTTTGGGGTCAAGTTAGAGGACAATGTAACGTTGGTAAGCGAGCTTTCAGGAGGGGACGGCTTGCACAGAGCCTGGTTTGGCCTACATTCTATCCTTAGCTGTTCCCCGGAGCAGATCAGACGTGCTGCCGAATTGGCCGAGCAAAGTGGTGTGGGTATCCACATACATGCCAACGAAGTGGAATGGGAGGGCAAACTCGCTCAGGAACGCTTCGGACAGCGTCCTGTTGAGTATCTCCACAGTCTAGGGGCCTTAGGATTGCGCACAGTGTTGGCCCATTGTGTCTGGTTGAGCGAGTCAGAGATGGAGCTCCTGGCCAAAACAGGCACTCACGTAGCGCACTGTCCTACAAGCAACGCTAAGCTGGGTAGTGGTGTAGCACCCATCGTCGAGCTGCGCAGACGGGGAGTAAATGTGGGCTTAGCTACCGATGGGGCCAGAGCCAATAATAATCTGGATATGCTCGAGGAGATGAAGGTCGCCTCTTTGCTGCAAAGGGTGCATAACCTAGATCCCACCATCCTGCCTGCCTATGAGGTCCTCGAAATGGCCACCCTGGGTGGGGCTAAATCCCTAGGGTTGGAAAAAGAGACCGGCTCACTTGAGCCGGGAAAATGGGCCGATTTGATCTTGATCGATACGCGGCGTCTTCATCTGACGCCTATCTTTACAGGACAATACTCTAACGTGGTCTCCCATCTCGTCTTTGCGGCCAATGGTGGTGATGTGCACACGGTGATGGTAGGTGGCCGTCTGTTGGTGCGAGACCGACACCTCACCTTTATGGACGAGGAGGAGTTGATGACACGGGCTACCCGATACGGATTCGGACTACTTGACCGGGCAAGAGATGAGCGCCAGGGGGTGGTGGGGAGGCGAGCGGAACGCTTGAAGTATGGGCAATGA
- a CDS encoding UbiD family decarboxylase, producing MIGQDLRSFLQAYEQTHSDEVWHIYNEVDADYTITAYTLASEKSGLAPLLIFEKVKGYAIPIVTNVFGSRRRIAFLLGEEKQMAAHWARVTATLIKPTMISTGPIKEVIWTKDRVDLGKLPILRHFEQDAGRYITSGVVVAKDPDNNVRNLSFHRLQVKGERRLGVSLHSRGHLWDYFRRSEEAGKPLEVAVVIGAHPAVLLAAASKVDMDTDEYDIAGALLGEPLQLVPCETVGLEVPAYAEIVLEGRILPQIREPEGPFGEYTGYATGRSTENVLEVESIMMRRHPIYLDVCPGFSSDHLLLGRVQKEAAVWQKMREVLPDVKAIYYPKSGTHFHAYIALAKKFEGQPRQAALLLLGLDPYVKLIVVVDEDIDLNNEEEMMWALATRMQADRDVSILSGVMCNLLDPSSTGGMSAKMIIDATASLDMGVVKCTVPQAVMARVQSDIGERLGQTGER from the coding sequence ATGATAGGACAAGACTTAAGGTCGTTTCTCCAGGCTTATGAGCAAACCCATTCGGATGAGGTCTGGCATATCTACAATGAGGTCGATGCTGATTACACCATTACAGCCTATACCCTTGCCTCGGAAAAAAGTGGATTGGCACCGCTCCTCATCTTTGAAAAGGTAAAAGGTTACGCTATCCCCATCGTCACGAACGTCTTTGGCTCACGCCGGCGCATCGCCTTTCTTCTAGGAGAAGAGAAGCAGATGGCTGCGCACTGGGCCAGAGTCACAGCGACACTGATCAAACCAACGATGATCTCTACCGGTCCAATAAAAGAAGTCATCTGGACCAAAGACAGGGTCGACTTGGGTAAGCTGCCCATATTGCGACACTTCGAGCAAGATGCCGGAAGGTACATTACTTCAGGCGTCGTTGTGGCCAAAGACCCAGATAACAACGTGAGAAATCTCAGTTTTCATCGTCTCCAGGTGAAGGGCGAGAGGCGTCTTGGGGTGAGCTTGCACTCGCGGGGGCATTTATGGGATTATTTCCGACGCAGTGAGGAAGCGGGGAAACCGCTGGAGGTAGCTGTGGTGATTGGTGCTCACCCGGCTGTTCTCCTGGCAGCGGCCAGCAAGGTGGACATGGATACAGATGAGTACGATATAGCAGGGGCATTATTGGGCGAGCCCTTGCAGCTTGTCCCCTGTGAAACGGTGGGTTTGGAGGTGCCCGCCTATGCTGAGATTGTGCTGGAGGGTCGGATACTGCCCCAAATCCGTGAGCCAGAGGGACCATTTGGGGAGTATACCGGCTATGCCACGGGCCGTTCCACGGAGAATGTCCTTGAGGTCGAGTCTATAATGATGCGTCGGCATCCCATCTACCTGGATGTCTGTCCTGGCTTCTCCAGCGACCATCTTCTCCTCGGCCGAGTCCAAAAGGAAGCCGCTGTATGGCAGAAGATGCGGGAGGTATTGCCTGATGTAAAGGCGATCTACTACCCGAAGTCAGGCACCCACTTTCACGCCTACATTGCCCTGGCCAAGAAATTCGAAGGACAGCCTCGGCAGGCTGCCCTGCTCCTTCTGGGACTCGATCCCTATGTCAAACTGATTGTGGTAGTCGACGAGGATATCGACCTTAATAACGAGGAAGAGATGATGTGGGCCTTAGCTACCCGAATGCAGGCGGATAGGGATGTATCCATCCTTTCGGGTGTCATGTGCAACTTGTTGGATCCTTCAAGCACAGGGGGGATGTCGGCCAAGATGATCATTGATGCTACCGCTTCTCTGGATATGGGCGTGGTGAAATGCACCGTTCCTCAAGCGGTTATGGCTCGTGTTCAGTCCGATATAGGTGAGCGTCTGGGACAAACGGGAGAACGGTGA
- a CDS encoding helix-turn-helix transcriptional regulator, whose translation MMPPLKWRLLVAEIRQVDIARAAGVSKSYVNRIVNGKQKASAKVAKAFWDMAGIPIELWL comes from the coding sequence ATGATGCCGCCATTAAAGTGGCGACTTCTCGTCGCCGAGATTCGCCAAGTGGACATCGCCAGAGCAGCAGGGGTAAGCAAAAGCTATGTGAACCGCATTGTTAACGGCAAGCAGAAGGCCTCAGCCAAAGTGGCCAAGGCTTTCTGGGATATGGCCGGAATTCCTATAGAGCTCTGGCTCTAG
- a CDS encoding ABC transporter ATP-binding protein: MRNESLIKIEDVHKTYFSEGGAVESLRGIDLVVHDGEFVSFLGPSGCGKSTLLKIIGAIIEPTHGRVLVKGEDAEMAKRKRAFGFVFQDPVLLPWRSVRDNVCLPLEVTKASAEIRHTRPMELLQLVGLEGFDDKLPRQLSGGMKQRVSIARALSFNPSILLMDEPFGALDEFTREKMGLELLNVWTKTQKTIIFVTHSIAEAIFLSDRVVVMSPRPGVIRSVVTINLPRPRLVEMAQTLKFVELIKRVRESLGEVYE, from the coding sequence ATGAGAAATGAGTCCCTGATCAAGATCGAGGACGTCCACAAGACCTACTTCTCGGAAGGTGGAGCCGTCGAGAGCCTACGTGGAATCGACCTGGTCGTGCACGATGGTGAGTTCGTTTCCTTCCTCGGCCCATCCGGGTGTGGCAAATCCACCCTGCTTAAAATTATAGGGGCTATAATTGAGCCGACGCACGGAAGGGTTTTGGTTAAGGGGGAGGATGCGGAGATGGCCAAGCGGAAACGAGCCTTTGGCTTCGTCTTCCAGGACCCGGTGCTGCTCCCCTGGCGAAGCGTCCGAGACAATGTTTGCTTGCCTCTGGAAGTGACTAAGGCTTCGGCCGAGATACGCCATACCAGGCCTATGGAGCTCTTGCAATTGGTGGGCTTGGAGGGTTTCGACGACAAGCTGCCACGCCAACTATCAGGGGGTATGAAACAGCGTGTATCCATTGCGCGGGCTCTTTCCTTCAACCCCTCCATCCTGTTAATGGATGAGCCTTTTGGGGCGCTGGATGAATTCACCCGAGAAAAGATGGGGCTTGAGTTGTTGAATGTCTGGACCAAAACCCAGAAGACGATAATCTTTGTTACGCACAGTATCGCTGAAGCGATCTTCTTATCCGATCGAGTGGTGGTCATGTCGCCACGCCCGGGCGTGATCCGCAGTGTGGTCACCATCAATTTGCCTCGCCCACGCCTGGTGGAAATGGCGCAAACGCTCAAGTTTGTCGAGCTGATTAAGAGGGTAAGAGAAAGTCTAGGTGAAGTCTATGAATAA
- a CDS encoding ABC transporter substrate-binding protein, which yields MKAILLKVGILFLLTTFVVSCAPAAQPPTPTAKPVAPSPTAVPTPTPKVLTPVRFRLDWKVGAQHAPYYVAKELGYYRDVGLDVTIDEGSGSADSSKLVGTGKIEFGIVDGAALITARSQEIPVVSVAVIYQKTPISLFWLKGKQNIKQPSDLKGKTIGSNPKSATTIGLEALLTAQKIKKEEVKIIPIGFGVEPLLAGQVETMMGFTNSEPVTIRHKGMDIDELLVADYGVKLYGLTLTTNEQILKDKPDLVKGFVQASLKGWQYAFQNPEKTIDIFLKARPEADRKLEMDTLKATLPIVESEATKKNGLGWQEAGIWKEAQDTLFNLGVIAKKTDVDRMFSNAALK from the coding sequence ATGAAGGCGATATTGCTCAAGGTTGGCATCCTGTTCTTGCTCACCACGTTTGTGGTCAGTTGTGCACCGGCTGCTCAGCCACCAACCCCGACGGCTAAGCCAGTGGCGCCATCACCCACGGCTGTCCCTACACCCACGCCTAAGGTGCTCACGCCAGTCCGTTTCCGCCTCGACTGGAAAGTGGGTGCTCAGCATGCCCCGTACTATGTGGCCAAAGAGCTTGGTTATTATCGAGATGTCGGACTAGATGTGACCATAGACGAGGGTTCTGGTTCAGCCGACTCTTCCAAGCTGGTTGGCACAGGCAAGATCGAGTTTGGTATTGTTGATGGTGCAGCTCTCATCACGGCCCGAAGCCAGGAGATTCCGGTAGTTAGCGTGGCCGTGATCTACCAGAAGACGCCCATCTCCCTGTTCTGGCTTAAGGGCAAGCAGAACATAAAGCAGCCCAGTGATCTGAAGGGAAAGACTATCGGCTCCAATCCCAAGAGTGCAACTACCATTGGCCTAGAGGCTCTCCTTACTGCCCAGAAGATCAAGAAGGAGGAGGTAAAGATCATTCCTATCGGGTTTGGGGTGGAGCCATTGTTAGCCGGGCAGGTGGAGACGATGATGGGCTTCACGAACTCTGAACCAGTGACCATCCGCCATAAAGGCATGGATATCGATGAACTCCTGGTTGCCGACTATGGTGTGAAGCTCTATGGTTTGACGCTGACGACCAATGAGCAGATTCTGAAGGATAAGCCAGATCTAGTTAAAGGCTTCGTTCAAGCCTCACTGAAAGGCTGGCAATACGCCTTTCAAAATCCCGAGAAGACCATCGATATCTTCTTGAAAGCGCGTCCTGAAGCCGATCGCAAGCTGGAGATGGATACTTTGAAGGCGACCCTGCCTATCGTCGAGAGCGAGGCGACGAAGAAGAATGGGCTAGGCTGGCAGGAAGCTGGGATATGGAAGGAGGCTCAAGATACCCTCTTTAATCTAGGCGTCATCGCCAAGAAGACCGATGTGGACAGAATGTTCAGCAATGCGGCCTTGAAGTGA
- a CDS encoding ABC transporter permease produces the protein MNKAVDTAEAMPQAKPLPMIDKRYIYPVIFFFLFMASWELAIRLFHIPAFILPTPSGIFQKFIATRSFLWEHTSVTVYESVSGFILACIVGVSLAVLVTSSQVVEWTVYPYFVALHTIPIIAIAPLLILWFGFGMLPKVLVSAIISFLPILINTIRGLNAVDYRVLELMDSLSATQWEIFTKIRFPAALPFIFAAFKVSVTTCVIGAVVGEFIGSDTGLGYLIIHATTRIDTELLFVAIAILAALGISLFLLVSLAERYFLSWYEGTTSV, from the coding sequence ATGAATAAGGCTGTTGATACGGCCGAGGCTATGCCACAAGCGAAGCCGCTACCAATGATTGACAAGCGCTATATCTATCCCGTCATTTTCTTCTTCTTGTTTATGGCCAGCTGGGAGCTAGCCATCAGGCTCTTCCATATCCCAGCCTTCATCTTGCCTACCCCAAGCGGCATATTCCAGAAGTTCATTGCCACGCGCTCCTTCCTCTGGGAGCATACTTCAGTGACAGTGTATGAATCGGTTTCTGGCTTCATCCTGGCCTGTATAGTGGGGGTGTCTCTAGCTGTATTGGTCACCAGTTCGCAGGTAGTGGAATGGACCGTCTATCCTTATTTTGTGGCTCTCCACACGATACCTATCATTGCTATTGCCCCCCTGCTGATCCTGTGGTTCGGGTTTGGTATGCTCCCAAAGGTGCTCGTTTCAGCCATCATCTCGTTCTTACCGATCCTGATCAATACTATTCGGGGACTCAATGCGGTGGATTACCGTGTGTTGGAGCTAATGGATTCGCTTTCGGCCACACAGTGGGAAATTTTTACCAAGATTCGCTTCCCGGCGGCTTTACCGTTTATTTTTGCCGCCTTCAAGGTGTCGGTGACCACATGTGTTATTGGAGCCGTTGTGGGCGAGTTTATCGGATCGGACACCGGACTCGGCTACTTGATTATTCACGCCACAACCCGCATCGATACCGAGTTACTCTTCGTGGCCATTGCTATCTTGGCTGCCTTAGGCATCTCCCTGTTTCTTCTGGTGAGCCTGGCTGAGCGCTACTTCTTGTCCTGGTATGAGGGCACGACCTCGGTGTGA
- a CDS encoding GntR family transcriptional regulator: MNAIIFETAPLPERLRDFLLAEIKDGRYKGLTRLPSEESIARDLRVSRPTVRLAMILLEKAGFIVRQRGVGTFINRKVLDLNARLDVEKDLADLLRDCGYQPAVQSIDFNVEQAGPKAAQKLNIPPTDEVLKMAKVWLADGKPLIYDVDRIPTALIRQEYGYEQLNQSIFLFLSQCCGEIVLYNITEIRPLVAGAELAQILGCTQGELIQMFEEVGFNGKDVPIIYSEEYYLDRYLRFKIVRTKI, from the coding sequence ATGAATGCCATAATATTTGAGACCGCGCCCTTACCAGAACGTTTAAGAGATTTTCTGCTTGCTGAGATCAAAGATGGGCGATACAAGGGCCTGACTAGGCTTCCCAGCGAGGAATCCATCGCTAGAGATCTCAGGGTAAGCCGCCCCACGGTCAGGCTGGCTATGATCCTCCTGGAAAAGGCCGGTTTCATCGTCCGTCAACGCGGCGTGGGCACATTCATCAACCGGAAGGTGCTTGACCTCAACGCTCGTCTCGACGTAGAGAAAGATCTGGCCGATCTACTGCGCGATTGTGGCTATCAACCGGCCGTGCAATCTATTGATTTCAACGTAGAGCAAGCGGGTCCCAAAGCCGCTCAAAAATTGAATATCCCCCCTACTGACGAAGTGTTGAAGATGGCCAAAGTATGGCTGGCTGACGGTAAGCCACTTATCTATGATGTAGATAGAATCCCCACAGCCCTAATCCGTCAAGAGTATGGATACGAGCAACTGAACCAATCTATTTTTCTCTTTTTATCTCAGTGCTGTGGTGAGATCGTACTCTATAACATCACGGAGATCAGGCCATTGGTAGCTGGCGCCGAACTTGCTCAAATCCTCGGCTGCACTCAGGGCGAACTCATTCAAATGTTCGAAGAGGTGGGCTTCAACGGTAAGGATGTGCCCATTATCTACTCCGAAGAGTACTATCTGGATAGGTATCTGCGCTTCAAGATAGTGCGGACCAAGATATAG